The following proteins are co-located in the Shouchella hunanensis genome:
- a CDS encoding M23 family metallopeptidase yields MIDAHEPMIVEFPLRGEWYSPNTPGTKIPSHGTNKFGTRYAYDFVQVDWKRKGRPSYRTSLVHYLLFGVPLDDYYCWGQDVFAPCDGIILQAEDGYKERSRTRLLSDMSNAYKNAQFFDPNKVNIQTVAGNYIIIKCADNVYAALVHLQTGSIKVSVGQRIKKGDLIGRVGHSGNSFAPHLHFQLMDSSNIAVANGLPLAFEQYEIFKDGIWEKVNNSIPTNKDRIRFQKPNEQR; encoded by the coding sequence ATGATTGACGCACATGAGCCAATGATTGTAGAGTTTCCTTTGAGAGGAGAGTGGTACTCTCCTAACACGCCAGGAACAAAAATTCCGAGTCATGGTACAAACAAATTTGGAACAAGATATGCTTATGACTTCGTTCAAGTGGATTGGAAAAGAAAGGGCAGGCCTTCCTATCGCACTAGTTTGGTGCACTACCTACTTTTTGGAGTTCCCTTAGACGACTATTATTGTTGGGGGCAAGACGTATTTGCTCCTTGTGATGGAATTATTCTTCAAGCCGAGGATGGTTATAAAGAACGATCAAGAACTAGATTACTATCAGATATGTCTAATGCATACAAAAATGCTCAATTTTTTGATCCGAATAAAGTCAACATACAAACAGTTGCAGGTAACTACATTATTATAAAATGTGCCGACAATGTATATGCAGCATTAGTTCATCTTCAAACAGGGTCCATTAAAGTTTCAGTTGGGCAGCGTATAAAAAAAGGTGATCTTATTGGTAGAGTTGGTCATTCAGGTAACTCTTTTGCTCCGCATTTGCATTTTCAGCTTATGGATAGTAGTAATATTGCTGTTGCAAACGGATTACCTCTTGCTTTTGAGCAATACGAAATATTTAAAGATGGCATATGGGAAAAAGTAAATAATTCGATTCCAACAAATAAGGATAGAATAAGATTTCAAAAACCTAATGAACAGCGATAA
- a CDS encoding NlpC/P60 family protein, which yields MGKYCEYIDNAINWAKDHLGSVDYAYICLAFVEDALERSNNVEIFGGDSAKESAGLYDDSISEGIPPKGSFVFYDCSGPINGDHRNWGHVGLSIGNGKVIHAWDMVRIDGYLEVENLSGAPGWDSPKIIGWVPIGRIMKGFRKKVYE from the coding sequence ATGGGTAAATATTGTGAGTATATTGATAACGCTATTAATTGGGCTAAGGATCACTTGGGTTCTGTAGATTACGCATATATTTGTTTAGCTTTTGTGGAAGATGCGTTAGAGAGAAGCAATAATGTAGAAATTTTTGGAGGAGATAGTGCAAAAGAATCCGCAGGCTTATATGATGACAGTATAAGTGAAGGTATACCTCCAAAAGGCTCTTTTGTCTTTTATGATTGCTCAGGGCCAATTAATGGGGATCATAGAAATTGGGGCCATGTCGGATTATCAATAGGTAATGGCAAGGTAATTCATGCGTGGGACATGGTTCGGATTGATGGGTATCTTGAAGTTGAAAATTTAAGTGGTGCTCCTGGGTGGGATAGTCCTAAAATTATTGGATGGGTACCTATTGGGAGAATTATGAAAGGATTCCGAAAGAAGGTATACGAATGA
- a CDS encoding SDR family oxidoreductase has translation MNVLVIGANGQVGKEIIIQLKQTAHQATALVRKKEQVEELKSLGANDVVLGDLEEDFSHAFKNIDTVIFAAGSGGSTGADKTLLIDLWGTKKAVDYAKSSGVTHFIQLSAADSLDVDEESEKMKPYAVAKNMSDFYVEKSDLPYTIVRPGPMNNEKALGKIELHPTRQDHFNDYLITRKDVAQVLVKTIGNKKLLGKSFYIKQGDESIEEAVNKNF, from the coding sequence ATGAATGTACTAGTGATTGGAGCAAATGGTCAAGTTGGAAAAGAAATTATTATTCAATTAAAGCAAACAGCTCATCAAGCAACAGCTCTTGTACGTAAAAAAGAACAAGTAGAAGAGTTAAAATCACTCGGTGCTAACGATGTTGTGCTAGGTGACTTAGAAGAGGATTTTTCACATGCTTTTAAGAACATTGATACGGTTATTTTTGCTGCTGGTTCTGGTGGAAGTACTGGAGCAGATAAGACATTGCTTATTGATTTATGGGGAACTAAAAAAGCAGTTGATTATGCAAAATCATCAGGTGTCACACATTTTATTCAACTAAGTGCAGCGGACAGTTTAGATGTGGATGAGGAAAGCGAGAAAATGAAACCTTATGCGGTTGCAAAGAATATGTCTGATTTCTACGTAGAAAAAAGCGACCTACCATACACAATTGTGCGACCAGGACCGATGAATAATGAAAAAGCACTTGGAAAAATAGAGTTACATCCAACAAGGCAAGATCATTTTAATGATTACCTTATCACAAGAAAGGATGTTGCTCAGGTACTCGTTAAAACAATTGGAAATAAAAAGTTATTGGGTAAGAGTTTTTATATTAAGCAAGGCGACGAATCAATTGAGGAAGCAGTAAACAAAAATTTCTAA
- a CDS encoding SDR family oxidoreductase, whose protein sequence is MSYIKDKVIVVTGASGGIGKATAEHLAKEGAKVVLAARNEKELHGIVQEIEGNGGVASFKATDISSRDEVSALIDFTVEKYGRVDTLINNAGLMLFSKWDNAHVDEWEKMIDLNLKGVLYGIAAVLPQMKKQGSGQIINVGSVAGHAVGEGHGVYSATKYATRAITESLRKEISVNHNIQAVYVSPGVIATNWQEKVTDKDVSSVLGNLNEVAIAPEHVAETIAFAVNKPSNVMINDVFVTPTRQEW, encoded by the coding sequence ATGTCTTACATTAAAGATAAAGTGATTGTCGTAACTGGAGCATCAGGTGGGATTGGAAAAGCAACAGCAGAACATCTTGCTAAGGAAGGTGCAAAAGTTGTTCTAGCTGCTCGTAATGAGAAAGAACTACATGGAATTGTTCAAGAAATTGAAGGCAATGGTGGAGTTGCTTCATTTAAAGCAACGGATATTTCCTCAAGAGACGAAGTAAGTGCGTTAATAGATTTTACTGTAGAGAAATACGGTAGAGTGGACACACTCATTAATAACGCAGGGTTAATGTTATTTTCAAAATGGGATAATGCTCACGTTGACGAGTGGGAAAAAATGATCGACTTAAATCTGAAGGGAGTATTATACGGTATAGCTGCTGTTCTCCCACAAATGAAAAAGCAAGGCAGTGGTCAAATTATTAATGTTGGCTCAGTTGCAGGTCACGCAGTAGGTGAAGGTCATGGTGTCTATAGTGCGACAAAATACGCAACTAGAGCCATTACAGAAAGCTTAAGAAAAGAAATATCTGTCAATCATAATATTCAGGCGGTGTACGTTTCACCAGGCGTAATCGCAACTAATTGGCAAGAGAAAGTAACGGACAAAGATGTGAGTTCCGTGTTAGGTAACCTAAATGAAGTAGCCATTGCACCAGAACATGTGGCTGAAACGATTGCTTTTGCAGTGAATAAGCCAAGTAATGTTATGATAAACGATGTTTTTGTGACACCAACTAGACAAGAGTGGTAA
- a CDS encoding NADH:flavin oxidoreductase/NADH oxidase, protein MKEPSMFDSFSLKGLELKNRIMMSPMCQYSVDKKDGIATDWHYIHYISRAIGGAGLVMVEMTDVEPDGRISDHDLGLWSEKQIPALKKIVDGIHQHGAKAAIQIAHAGRKAEDAEVPVAPSAIPFDENSKTPRELTTEEIYELIEKFRTSVRFAVQAGFDVIEIHGAHGYLIHQFHSPLTNQRTDEFGKELTKFGSDILKAAKEEIPTDMPLIMRISAKEYVDGGYDINGAIELAKAYKEAGAEIFDISSGGEGQIAAWGKPGTHAGYQVPLAREIKKALDVPVIAVGRLDDPTLANAVVGTEDADLVAVGRGMLRNPYWALEAAKQLRKSTDEIVPVQYKLGF, encoded by the coding sequence ATGAAAGAACCAAGTATGTTTGATTCCTTTTCTTTAAAAGGATTAGAGCTTAAAAACCGCATTATGATGTCACCAATGTGCCAATACAGTGTGGACAAGAAAGATGGTATCGCAACTGATTGGCATTATATTCATTATATAAGCCGTGCTATTGGAGGTGCTGGCCTAGTTATGGTTGAAATGACGGATGTTGAACCTGATGGACGTATTTCTGATCATGATTTAGGGCTATGGTCTGAAAAGCAAATTCCGGCATTAAAAAAGATTGTTGATGGAATTCATCAACATGGTGCGAAGGCAGCTATTCAAATTGCGCACGCAGGTCGAAAAGCTGAAGATGCTGAAGTACCTGTTGCACCATCTGCCATTCCTTTTGATGAAAATTCAAAAACACCAAGAGAATTAACAACTGAAGAAATATACGAACTGATTGAGAAGTTTCGTACATCTGTAAGATTTGCTGTTCAAGCGGGATTTGATGTCATTGAAATCCACGGAGCTCACGGTTATCTCATTCATCAATTCCACTCACCATTAACAAATCAGAGAACAGATGAATTTGGAAAAGAGTTAACTAAATTTGGTTCAGATATTCTTAAAGCAGCCAAAGAAGAAATTCCTACTGACATGCCTCTCATTATGCGGATATCTGCCAAAGAATATGTAGATGGTGGCTATGATATTAATGGAGCGATTGAACTTGCTAAAGCTTATAAAGAAGCTGGAGCAGAGATTTTTGATATTTCTTCTGGTGGAGAAGGTCAAATTGCAGCTTGGGGTAAACCAGGTACACATGCAGGATACCAAGTCCCGCTAGCAAGAGAAATCAAAAAGGCATTAGATGTACCAGTTATTGCAGTGGGACGATTAGATGACCCAACTTTAGCTAATGCGGTGGTAGGAACAGAAGATGCAGATCTTGTAGCGGTAGGAAGAGGCATGCTTCGTAATCCTTATTGGGCTCTAGAAGCTGCCAAACAATTAAGAAAATCAACGGATGAAATAGTTCCGGTTCAATATAAATTAGGGTTTTAG
- a CDS encoding MarR family winged helix-turn-helix transcriptional regulator, with protein MDNKSQYEFLNNWLEVTSIKDKISNELESALKRNNDISLKEFYVMYYLSQESDRKLRLQQLQELIGLSQSAMSRLVGRLEAKTCGALERTTCEDDKRGIYTSLTSLGEKKFERALNTFNTVIKDMDIDEKHNSIIFSVLKSTNERH; from the coding sequence ATGGATAATAAGTCTCAATATGAGTTCTTAAACAATTGGTTAGAAGTTACTTCAATAAAAGATAAAATTTCGAATGAGTTGGAGTCTGCATTAAAAAGAAATAACGATATATCTCTCAAAGAATTTTATGTCATGTACTACCTATCACAAGAGAGTGATCGTAAATTACGATTACAACAGCTTCAAGAATTAATTGGACTGAGTCAGAGTGCAATGTCTCGACTTGTAGGAAGGTTAGAAGCTAAAACCTGTGGTGCATTAGAGAGAACGACTTGTGAAGATGATAAACGAGGAATATATACTTCCCTAACGTCATTAGGGGAGAAGAAGTTTGAACGAGCACTGAATACGTTTAATACGGTAATAAAGGATATGGATATAGATGAAAAGCATAACAGTATAATCTTTAGTGTCTTGAAGAGTACGAATGAGCGACATTAG